Genomic window (Desulforegulaceae bacterium):
GTATTCCTTTCTTTTCCCCTTCTCTTCTGGCAGATTCAATACCCGAATTATAATCCCGCTGCCATTTCATGTGGGCTTCATAGGCATCAAGAAGTTCTTCGTCTCTTGTGAAGGCTACATATTTATCATGAGCCTTGTTTATTTCCGGATTTTCTTTCAGTAATATTCTCATGGCTTCATCACCTTCTGTTTTTCCTTCATTCTTTAAATAATACAGCCATTTTTCAAGCTGTTTTCCCTTATTATAACCTTTTAATTCAGGAAGTTCAAGATAATGCATTACCAGATGATCTGACAAAAAAAGCTCTGGATCGGAAAATTCCCTTAGCATAAAACACAAATGATATCTGCCTGTTTCCTTAAACAAATGAAAATCTAAAATATTTATACAGATAACAGGACAAAGGCTTCCATATATTTCTCCCTCTTTAAGCTGAGATGAGTAAAGTCTTGACCAGTAATACAAAGACCTGTGTCTGAAAATATTGTCTCCTGAAGTCTGGACTTCTATATTGTAAATTTCTCCGGTTTCAGAAACTGCCTTGATATCAAGGACAGACTCCTTGTCAAGTGCCAGATTTTTTATATTGAAGGTGTTTTTCAGTTCTATATCTTTAATAAAGGGAAAATTCATGTTTTCCTGAACTGAGTTTACAAAATTGAGCAAAAGACCTTTATCTTCTTCCCTGCCAAATAAATATTTTATGAATATGTCTGACGTTGGCTTTACATATACCAATGGTTATTCCTTTTTAAATTTTTATTTAAAATATGGATATAATTTATATTTACAGGAAGGTTTAGTCAACTCGGATCTGATTAAAAAAGAAAGTACCTGAAAGATATGTCAATATATATAAAAAGTAAACTTCTGTCCCCTTGACCTACTCAACCTAAACAGCATGCAAAAAAATCACCCTTCAGACAAACGCTTTAAAGAAAAAAAGCTCTCCAGTCCACAAACCGGCCAGGTACTTGGCTTATCTTTGTTAAGCACACCTTTGAAAAATTTCTGTTTTGATGCCACAAACTCCCTGCTTCCTATTATTCCGCTGTCTGTAAACCATCTTGTTCTAAGGCGGAATCTTTCTACAGTTGAATATCTGTATTTATTTTTCTTTCCTGATTCCACAACTTTTGCTGGAATTACTCCTTTTTCGCCTACAGCACCAACTTCATAAACAAACTGGCGATACAAGACAATTTTTTCTTTATCAGTGAAATCACCCCATTCATCAAGGCCAAAATCTGTTGAAAGCCAATTATTTCTGTTTCCCGTCTGAGCATGATATGCAATTGATGACCATCTGTATTCTTCAGGCTTTTCAACTATTCCGGCTCGAATTGAATTAAGATCAATGTATGCCAGCAGATTTATTAAAGTTTCCCCCTTTTCCACAATAACGCTTTTAAATCTTCCTCCCCAGAAAAACCCGTACCTGTTGTTTCTCTTATTATACCAGCGTGTAAAATTTTGTTTAATGTCTTTCATAAAACAAGAAAGATCAGACAACTTTTCACGAATTGCGGGAAATTCGGATTGTGTAAATTCTCGGTCCTTGCCGTAAAAACTCTTTAGCCTTTCCATAAGCTCTGCATCGGTGACATAATCTGATGGATGCATTTTTACGGCTATATGAAAATGATTATCTAAAATTGTAAAGCCTAAAATTTCTGCAAAATACAATGATGAAAATGCCTGAATAAGATGTAAAAGATAATCTTTTTCCTCTCCTCCCATTGGAAGACCATCCAATGCAGTTCTCGACATTACATGATATATGGTTGGATTTTCAGAATCGGTTAATCTGGCTGACCTTGGCATAGTTTTTTTCCTTTTAAGTTTTTTCAAACTTAGCATGATTCAGATCAAAATTGCAATGATTATTGTGCCTGTCCCCTTTATTCTTTTTCCCTGCCAAATAAACAATGATTATTGTGCCTGTCCCCTTTATTCTTTTTCCCTGCC
Coding sequences:
- a CDS encoding Rpn family recombination-promoting nuclease/putative transposase, whose protein sequence is MVYVKPTSDIFIKYLFGREEDKGLLLNFVNSVQENMNFPFIKDIELKNTFNIKNLALDKESVLDIKAVSETGEIYNIEVQTSGDNIFRHRSLYYWSRLYSSQLKEGEIYGSLCPVICINILDFHLFKETGRYHLCFMLREFSDPELFLSDHLVMHYLELPELKGYNKGKQLEKWLYYLKNEGKTEGDEAMRILLKENPEINKAHDKYVAFTRDEELLDAYEAHMKWQRDYNSGIESARREGEKKGIRIGEERGRQEGRQEGLEKGQYLAQLAMAEKMLKKGYDIETVSEFTQIPVSDLKKI